In one window of Bacillota bacterium DNA:
- a CDS encoding trypsin-like peptidase domain-containing protein, whose product MSRYDKDEERLFQEDDAGDAGYEDEFEDEFDEELEEMRRGRSVLVRVVAFFTAVAFLGLVVLTSLPAFRAPLSELVADSLQLEQDINVKLLQKAVVQIDVVARESITAQQKSGTGFNIDPRGVIVTNYHVIENAQNMTIKFPNGKIFKADHWSSRPEIDLAVISLKGEGLPAVPLGSSGLPSRGDKIRVVGNPLGLNNIVAEGRVKDYLQLKDRPGRIFTIDAPIFHGNSGSPVFNREGRVVGVVFATWNRKSEGKKNKVGLAIPVQEVLQMNRSFS is encoded by the coding sequence ATGTCACGATATGATAAGGACGAGGAAAGATTGTTTCAGGAAGATGATGCTGGCGATGCTGGTTATGAAGATGAGTTTGAGGATGAGTTTGATGAAGAGTTAGAAGAGATGCGGCGCGGGCGGTCCGTATTGGTGCGCGTTGTGGCGTTCTTTACGGCCGTAGCATTTCTGGGGTTGGTGGTGCTTACTTCGCTGCCTGCTTTTAGGGCGCCTTTGTCGGAGTTGGTTGCTGATTCTTTGCAGTTAGAACAAGACATCAACGTAAAGCTACTGCAAAAAGCTGTAGTGCAGATCGATGTGGTGGCGCGGGAGTCTATTACAGCGCAGCAAAAGTCAGGCACAGGTTTTAATATTGATCCCCGGGGTGTTATTGTTACTAACTACCACGTCATTGAGAATGCACAAAATATGACCATTAAGTTCCCTAACGGGAAAATTTTCAAGGCTGATCACTGGTCAAGCAGGCCTGAAATAGACCTGGCTGTAATTAGCCTCAAGGGGGAAGGTCTTCCGGCTGTCCCTCTGGGCAGCTCCGGCTTACCGTCGCGGGGGGATAAAATACGGGTAGTGGGTAATCCTCTGGGGTTAAATAATATTGTGGCGGAAGGTAGGGTGAAGGATTATCTACAGCTTAAAGATAGGCCCGGTCGCATTTTTACCATTGACGCACCTATTTTCCATGGTAACAGCGGCAGTCCGGTGTTTAACCGGGAGGGCCGTGTGGTAGGGGTGGTTTTTGCTACCTGGAACCGAAAGTCAGAAGGTAAAAAGAATAAAGTGGGGCTGGCTATACCTGTTCAGGAAGTGCTGCAAATGAATAGAAGCTTTTCGTAA
- a CDS encoding YitT family protein yields the protein MVEFIWVTAGVIIIALGLDMFLIPNKIAAGGVSGAATVVHYVLGLPVGLTMLFMNIPLFAMGVYRLGLSFGFRSLYGTLALSVAIDGMARFLPVPTQEPLLASLYGGAMVGLGLGLVFRYRGTTGGTDLAAAVLRSYTGINIGQLLFMVDALVVLAAGLTFHSWELAMYALLTIFVTAWVIDLVQEGISYAKAFFIISVRTDDIAEAILTRLDRGVTALKGQGLYTRTDRDVLLTVVNRSEVSRLKEVVYEIDPAAFLILTDVREVLGEGFKNYRHE from the coding sequence GTGGTGGAATTTATTTGGGTTACAGCCGGGGTGATCATAATTGCCCTGGGGTTAGATATGTTTCTGATTCCCAATAAAATAGCCGCCGGAGGCGTCAGTGGTGCCGCCACGGTGGTGCATTATGTTTTAGGCCTGCCGGTGGGGCTGACCATGTTATTCATGAATATCCCGCTTTTTGCCATGGGGGTTTACCGCCTGGGGCTTTCATTCGGGTTTCGTTCTTTGTACGGCACGCTGGCCTTATCGGTTGCTATTGACGGTATGGCACGTTTTTTGCCGGTTCCCACGCAAGAGCCCCTTTTGGCCAGCCTTTACGGAGGTGCCATGGTGGGTTTGGGGCTGGGACTGGTATTCCGTTACCGGGGCACTACAGGGGGAACTGATCTGGCGGCGGCTGTACTGCGCAGTTATACCGGAATCAATATTGGCCAGCTGCTTTTTATGGTCGATGCCCTGGTGGTACTGGCGGCAGGGTTGACTTTCCATAGCTGGGAACTGGCTATGTACGCGCTGCTGACCATTTTTGTTACCGCCTGGGTTATTGATTTGGTGCAGGAAGGGATTAGCTATGCCAAAGCCTTTTTTATCATTTCAGTCAGAACGGATGATATTGCCGAGGCTATTTTAACACGGCTGGACCGGGGCGTTACTGCTTTAAAGGGTCAGGGGCTTTATACCAGGACCGACCGGGACGTGCTGTTGACGGTGGTTAATCGCTCGGAAGTGAGCAGGCTAAAGGAAGTAGTCTATGAAATAGATCCGGCGGCATTTCTTATCCTGACCGATGTGCGGGAAGTGCTGGGCGAGGGATTTAAAAATTATAGACACGAGTGA
- a CDS encoding transketolase, translating to MDEQTISALEGRAKAIRRHVVKMIGKAGSGHPGGSLSAADIVTSLYFNVMRIDPQRPHWEDRDRFVLSKGHAAPVQYAALAERGYFPVEELTGLRKLGSPLQGHPDMKKVPGIEMSTGSLGQGLSAANGMALAGRLDSKDYNVYVLLGDGEIQEGQVWEAAMAAAHYKLDNVIAFLDHNGFQIDGPVKEIMSPEPVAEKWKSFGWDVQVIDGHNIKEIIAATEKCRAVKDQPSMIIAETVKGKGVSFMEDKVEWHGAAPKADEVEKALQELA from the coding sequence ATGGACGAACAAACCATTTCGGCCCTGGAAGGCAGGGCTAAGGCAATCCGCAGGCATGTAGTAAAAATGATCGGTAAGGCTGGTTCCGGTCACCCGGGCGGTTCTCTTTCGGCGGCGGATATCGTCACGTCCCTGTATTTTAATGTGATGCGTATTGACCCGCAAAGGCCCCACTGGGAGGATCGCGACCGTTTTGTGCTGTCTAAAGGACACGCGGCACCCGTTCAGTATGCAGCCCTGGCGGAGAGGGGATATTTTCCGGTGGAAGAACTAACGGGCCTGCGCAAGCTTGGCAGCCCGCTGCAGGGGCACCCGGATATGAAGAAGGTGCCGGGAATTGAAATGTCCACCGGTTCCCTGGGGCAGGGGCTTTCCGCCGCCAACGGTATGGCGCTGGCCGGAAGGCTGGACAGTAAGGATTACAATGTATATGTACTATTGGGAGACGGGGAAATACAGGAAGGGCAAGTATGGGAAGCTGCAATGGCCGCGGCACATTACAAGCTGGATAATGTAATTGCCTTTTTAGATCATAACGGTTTTCAAATAGACGGCCCGGTGAAGGAAATAATGTCTCCCGAGCCGGTGGCTGAAAAATGGAAATCCTTTGGCTGGGACGTGCAGGTGATTGATGGTCACAATATAAAGGAGATTATCGCGGCGACTGAAAAATGCCGGGCGGTAAAAGACCAGCCCAGTATGATTATTGCTGAGACTGTAAAAGGTAAAGGGGTTTCCTTTATGGAGGATAAGGTGGAGTGGCACGGTGCCGCCCCCAAAGCGGATGAAGTAGAGAAAGCTTTGCAGGAACTGGCTTAA
- a CDS encoding transketolase family protein, whose amino-acid sequence MTEKMATREAYGKALVELGGENSDIVVLDADLAKSTKTINFSKQFPDRFFDMGIAEQNMMGTAAGLAATGKVPFASSFAVFASGRVYDQVRNSISYPALNVKIGATHAGITVGEDGASHQAVEDVALMRVLPNMTVFVPADGPSTIAAVRAAVEIDGPVYIRLGRSKVPVLHGGDLDFTPGKSIGLRSGKDVTIIACGIMVAEAMEAAESLEKEGIDAAVLDMHTVKPLDVAAVIKAAKVTGAVVTAEEHSIIGGLGGAVAEVLGETVPVPIMRVGIPDVFGESGKPEELLEKYGLRASNIATAVRDVINRKR is encoded by the coding sequence ATGACGGAAAAAATGGCGACCCGCGAAGCCTATGGGAAGGCTCTGGTGGAATTAGGCGGGGAAAACAGTGATATAGTGGTATTGGACGCGGACCTGGCCAAGTCCACTAAAACCATAAATTTCAGCAAGCAATTTCCTGACCGTTTTTTTGACATGGGCATAGCGGAGCAAAACATGATGGGTACCGCCGCCGGGCTGGCTGCCACCGGTAAAGTACCTTTTGCCAGCTCCTTTGCGGTTTTTGCCAGCGGCAGGGTATATGATCAGGTGCGCAATAGTATTAGTTATCCGGCTTTGAATGTGAAAATAGGAGCTACCCATGCCGGCATTACGGTAGGTGAGGATGGGGCATCTCACCAGGCAGTTGAAGATGTTGCTTTAATGAGAGTGCTGCCGAATATGACTGTATTTGTCCCCGCAGATGGGCCGTCCACTATAGCGGCGGTGAGGGCAGCGGTGGAAATAGACGGACCGGTTTACATAAGACTTGGCCGCTCCAAAGTTCCTGTGCTGCACGGCGGTGACCTGGATTTTACGCCCGGCAAATCCATCGGGCTTCGCTCCGGTAAGGACGTCACCATAATAGCCTGTGGTATTATGGTGGCCGAGGCCATGGAAGCTGCGGAGAGTTTGGAAAAGGAAGGTATTGACGCAGCTGTTTTGGACATGCATACCGTGAAACCTCTTGATGTGGCGGCGGTAATTAAGGCCGCTAAAGTAACGGGGGCGGTGGTTACTGCTGAAGAGCACAGCATCATCGGCGGGCTGGGCGGCGCGGTGGCAGAGGTGCTGGGTGAGACAGTCCCGGTACCCATAATGAGGGTTGGAATTCCTGATGTTTTCGGGGAATCCGGCAAGCCTGAGGAGCTTTTAGAGAAATATGGTCTAAGGGCTTCCAATATAGCGACTGCTGTCAGGGATGTAATAAATAGGAAAAGGTAA
- the ftsE gene encoding cell division ATP-binding protein FtsE: MIQMYNVSKTYENEVKALNDVTLHISKGEFAFLVGSSGAGKSTLIKLICREELPTRGQVLFNGKNVVRYKGKEIPLLRRKIGMVFQDFRLLPQKTVFENVAFALQIAGVGRKEIRRAVPPVLKLVGLENKTEMIPAKLSGGEQQRVSIARAIINKPSLIIADEPTGNLDPDTSWDIIKLFSDINRRGTTVLVATHAWDIVDAMKRRVITLAGGRLVKQGERGAKAL, encoded by the coding sequence ATGATTCAGATGTACAATGTTTCCAAAACATACGAAAATGAAGTTAAAGCTTTGAACGATGTTACCTTGCATATTTCCAAAGGTGAGTTCGCCTTTTTAGTAGGTTCCAGCGGTGCAGGAAAGAGCACTTTAATTAAATTGATATGCCGGGAAGAATTGCCTACCAGGGGACAAGTTCTTTTCAACGGCAAAAATGTGGTCCGCTACAAAGGAAAAGAAATTCCTCTGCTGCGGCGCAAAATAGGCATGGTCTTTCAAGATTTTCGCCTGCTGCCCCAAAAAACGGTGTTTGAGAATGTGGCTTTTGCCCTGCAGATTGCCGGTGTGGGCAGAAAGGAAATTCGCAGGGCCGTTCCGCCGGTGCTAAAGTTGGTGGGCCTGGAAAACAAGACAGAAATGATACCGGCCAAACTGTCCGGCGGTGAGCAGCAAAGGGTAAGCATAGCTAGGGCCATTATTAACAAGCCCTCTTTAATTATAGCGGACGAGCCCACGGGTAACCTTGACCCGGATACTTCCTGGGATATAATTAAACTTTTTTCGGATATAAACCGGAGGGGAACTACCGTATTGGTGGCTACCCATGCCTGGGATATTGTGGATGCCATGAAACGACGGGTAATTACCCTTGCGGGAGGGCGTTTGGTGAAACAAGGGGAAAGGGGGGCAAAGGCCCTTTGA
- a CDS encoding ABC transporter permease: MSLNNISYYWVEAFKSLYRNSWLSLAAVGTIIISLFILGSSVLLVLNVNHLADRVESGVEISVFVQESVSGEELVDLGEQIKFLGGVESVNYISRERALEEMKESFGDRQDALAGLDEENTLPDSYRVKALSTDLVPSVAEKIEDLHGVDGVRYGHGVVEKLLVLSQWVRTMGLAIVVLLGVAAVFLIATTIRLSVYARRQEIGIMRILGATNWFIRMPFMLEGMLLGLLGGLVTSGVIYLGYSTLVLRVNATLSFIQLISQPQIIYYNLLGITALGLLLGILGSAISVRKFLKI, from the coding sequence TTGAGTCTCAACAATATTTCCTATTACTGGGTAGAGGCCTTTAAATCCCTATACCGAAACAGTTGGCTTTCCCTGGCTGCAGTGGGTACTATTATAATCTCCCTGTTTATTTTGGGTAGCTCAGTGTTGCTGGTGCTTAATGTAAATCATTTGGCGGACCGGGTGGAGTCCGGCGTTGAAATAAGTGTTTTTGTGCAAGAAAGTGTCTCCGGGGAGGAACTGGTAGATCTTGGAGAGCAGATAAAATTTTTGGGCGGGGTGGAGAGCGTAAATTACATATCCCGTGAGCGTGCCCTGGAAGAAATGAAAGAAAGTTTCGGAGACAGGCAAGATGCTCTGGCTGGGTTGGACGAAGAAAATACTCTCCCCGATTCATACCGAGTGAAGGCCCTTTCCACTGATTTGGTGCCATCTGTGGCTGAAAAGATCGAAGACCTGCACGGTGTGGATGGTGTACGCTATGGCCATGGAGTGGTGGAAAAACTTTTGGTTCTGTCTCAGTGGGTGCGTACCATGGGTCTGGCCATCGTGGTTCTCCTGGGAGTAGCCGCTGTATTTCTTATTGCCACTACCATCCGGTTATCCGTATATGCCCGTCGGCAGGAAATAGGCATCATGAGGATACTGGGGGCCACCAACTGGTTTATACGTATGCCCTTTATGTTGGAGGGGATGTTGTTAGGTTTGTTGGGAGGACTGGTTACCTCAGGTGTCATTTATTTAGGCTATAGCACCCTGGTGCTGAGGGTAAATGCAACTTTGTCGTTTATACAGTTAATTAGTCAGCCACAAATAATATATTATAACTTGCTGGGCATTACGGCGCTGGGTTTGTTGCTGGGCATCTTGGGAAGCGCCATATCGGTGAGGAAATTTCTTAAAATCTGA
- a CDS encoding peptidase M23 encodes MTKRVFVLSLALCLAGGGLGVAYGDDLDQLLQQKRVQLEQKRQDLQEQKQTVTSYTSQVVALNANINQKRQQIQELSSRMDTALVALRSTETELEEAITELNEKDKMLRERVRAMYESGPVSYMEVLLASEDFSDFVNRYEMLKWVVAQDSELIKECQEQRKGLEQKKKGLEEQRDAIASLIERQDRARKELADRNAAKRTLLASAEENLTRYQAEVRRLEAEEEQIVQSIARRNSDGSMPRVSGDFQWPTPGYANITSPFGYRIHPILKTRKLHTGMDIAVPWGVNVLAAQSGKVISVTTMTGYGKVVMLEHGDNLTTLYAHLSSQLVSNDQWVTAGQAIGKIGSTGWSTGPHLHFEVRENGNAVNPRNYI; translated from the coding sequence TTGACGAAAAGAGTCTTTGTACTGTCGCTTGCTCTTTGTTTAGCTGGTGGGGGCCTTGGGGTTGCATACGGTGACGACCTGGATCAATTGTTACAGCAAAAACGTGTACAGTTGGAACAAAAAAGGCAGGACCTGCAGGAACAAAAACAAACTGTAACTAGTTACACATCCCAGGTAGTGGCCCTTAATGCCAATATAAATCAAAAAAGGCAGCAAATACAAGAACTTAGTTCCAGAATGGACACGGCCTTAGTTGCCCTTCGCTCTACGGAAACCGAGCTGGAAGAAGCAATAACTGAGCTTAATGAAAAGGATAAAATGCTGCGGGAGAGGGTGCGGGCCATGTACGAGAGTGGCCCGGTAAGCTATATGGAGGTACTGCTGGCCTCCGAGGATTTCAGTGATTTTGTTAATCGCTATGAAATGCTCAAATGGGTGGTAGCCCAGGATTCTGAGCTTATCAAAGAATGCCAGGAACAAAGAAAAGGACTGGAGCAAAAAAAGAAAGGCTTAGAAGAACAGCGTGACGCTATAGCCTCTTTAATCGAGCGGCAGGACCGGGCCAGAAAGGAATTGGCTGACCGTAACGCGGCCAAGCGTACCCTTTTAGCCTCAGCCGAGGAAAATCTTACCCGCTACCAGGCCGAAGTGCGCCGTTTAGAGGCAGAAGAAGAGCAAATAGTGCAATCCATAGCCCGGAGAAACAGTGACGGGAGTATGCCGCGCGTATCGGGTGACTTTCAATGGCCTACCCCCGGGTATGCTAATATTACTTCTCCCTTTGGCTACCGTATACACCCTATTTTAAAAACAAGAAAACTGCATACCGGAATGGATATTGCTGTCCCCTGGGGAGTGAACGTACTTGCAGCCCAGAGCGGCAAGGTGATTAGTGTTACCACTATGACGGGCTACGGAAAAGTAGTTATGCTTGAGCACGGTGATAATCTTACTACATTGTATGCCCATCTTTCGTCGCAGTTGGTCAGTAATGACCAGTGGGTAACAGCCGGTCAGGCCATAGGCAAGATCGGAAGTACCGGATGGTCAACCGGGCCTCACTTGCACTTCGAAGTACGTGAGAACGGTAATGCGGTAAATCCCCGTAACTATATTTAA
- a CDS encoding S41 family peptidase, with the protein MRNPYGRQRGFAKGAISILAVLLFAGIFFAGGVIASNYKHAGNLIKVYSLVKSQYLKEVNTTKLVDGAIGGMVESLDDPYSAYLDAETYAHLQEQIRGTFGGLGILVGMTEDYLTVVRSFEGTPAAEEGIEPGDKIQSIDGKNARGMDLETAVGVMRGPVGTEIELTLIRDGRESPLHVTLTREEIIVPTVVGSMVEGTKVAHVAIAQFNEKTPGELESALKKVKKEGMRALILDLRNNPGGELIAAKEVADKLIPEGPVVTVDYRAGKDHTYEADGRYLDIPLVVLVNGNSASASEIVAGAVKDTEVGKLLGTTTFGKGIVQTVFPLDNGAALKLTTARYLTPDGHNIHGKGITPDITVPEEPGNREDVQLKKAVELLKK; encoded by the coding sequence ATGAGAAATCCTTACGGAAGGCAGCGTGGATTTGCAAAGGGAGCTATCTCTATACTGGCCGTTTTGTTGTTTGCCGGTATTTTCTTTGCCGGGGGAGTAATAGCCAGCAATTACAAACATGCGGGTAATTTGATCAAAGTATATTCCCTGGTTAAGTCGCAATACCTGAAAGAGGTCAATACAACAAAACTGGTGGATGGGGCTATAGGGGGTATGGTGGAGTCACTCGATGACCCTTATTCAGCTTATTTGGATGCGGAAACTTATGCCCATTTACAGGAGCAGATTCGAGGTACCTTTGGCGGGCTGGGCATCTTAGTGGGCATGACGGAGGATTATCTTACCGTGGTACGATCCTTTGAGGGCACACCCGCTGCTGAGGAAGGAATAGAGCCCGGTGACAAAATACAGTCTATAGACGGTAAAAATGCCCGGGGAATGGACCTGGAAACGGCGGTAGGGGTTATGCGTGGTCCCGTGGGGACCGAGATTGAACTTACCCTGATTAGAGACGGTAGGGAATCGCCTTTGCATGTAACTCTTACCCGCGAGGAAATAATTGTGCCCACCGTGGTGGGAAGCATGGTGGAGGGGACAAAAGTAGCTCATGTGGCTATCGCCCAGTTTAATGAAAAGACTCCTGGGGAATTGGAATCTGCCCTTAAGAAAGTAAAGAAAGAGGGAATGAGGGCGCTAATTTTGGATTTACGTAATAACCCGGGCGGAGAATTGATTGCGGCCAAGGAAGTGGCTGATAAATTAATTCCCGAGGGGCCGGTGGTTACGGTAGATTACCGGGCCGGTAAAGATCATACCTATGAAGCTGATGGCCGGTATTTGGATATTCCGCTGGTGGTGTTGGTGAATGGAAACAGTGCCAGTGCATCGGAAATAGTAGCCGGGGCGGTTAAAGATACAGAGGTGGGTAAGCTGCTCGGCACCACTACCTTTGGTAAGGGAATTGTGCAAACGGTATTTCCGCTGGATAATGGAGCGGCCTTAAAGCTTACCACGGCCCGCTATCTCACGCCGGATGGCCATAACATTCACGGAAAAGGGATAACCCCGGATATAACTGTGCCTGAGGAGCCTGGAAACAGGGAAGATGTACAGCTCAAAAAAGCGGTGGAATTGCTTAAAAAATAG
- a CDS encoding PDZ domain-containing protein — protein sequence MFPFSQVMPVILLKMLTMFVHPIFWLVVGLVGLQYKRMASVKENMLGISAGGGVWRDVAVATVFGLAGGVLGSVLMVVIGLTLTESGLMYLWPVAILLMLINARFLCFAYAGGILALGKLLFGFPPVNIPQVLALVAILHMVESLLILFSGHLGAVPAYFKDRRGKVVGGFTLQKFWPIPIVALAIMGASGAAGQGIQMPEWWPLLKPGVEGDPDTLVYAMIAVVAGLGYGDLAIARNPREKSKLSAVFLAVYSIILLFLAVAADNSAFVALVAALFSPLGHEAVIYLGRKLEFTQEPLYAPHPEGLRVLDVVPGTQAWRAGIRSGDVLVAVNNIPVQTRSQFEYALGFWTGMVELGYISEQQGAYKRELVPPPTPGQPFGLLPIPEGHESNYLPLETAGPLGRWWGEFWQRIAGEK from the coding sequence GTGTTTCCTTTTAGCCAGGTAATGCCGGTCATACTACTCAAAATGCTGACCATGTTTGTTCACCCCATTTTTTGGCTGGTGGTGGGCTTGGTGGGGTTGCAATATAAGCGTATGGCATCCGTTAAAGAGAATATGCTCGGTATTTCGGCCGGGGGAGGCGTCTGGCGTGATGTAGCAGTGGCCACAGTATTTGGCCTGGCCGGGGGTGTCCTGGGCAGCGTGCTCATGGTGGTCATAGGGCTAACCCTTACGGAGTCCGGCTTAATGTACCTGTGGCCCGTGGCCATATTGCTAATGCTGATTAACGCCCGCTTTTTGTGCTTTGCCTATGCCGGGGGAATACTGGCGCTGGGCAAGCTGCTCTTTGGTTTTCCGCCGGTGAATATCCCACAGGTGCTGGCCCTGGTGGCCATTTTGCACATGGTGGAAAGCCTTCTTATTTTGTTTAGCGGCCATCTGGGTGCGGTTCCTGCGTATTTTAAGGATCGCAGGGGGAAAGTAGTAGGCGGTTTTACTCTACAAAAATTTTGGCCCATACCCATTGTCGCTCTGGCCATAATGGGGGCGAGTGGTGCTGCCGGGCAAGGAATACAGATGCCCGAGTGGTGGCCTCTTTTAAAGCCCGGGGTGGAAGGTGACCCGGATACCCTTGTGTATGCGATGATTGCTGTTGTAGCCGGGCTGGGGTACGGCGATTTGGCCATTGCCAGGAACCCGCGGGAAAAGAGCAAGCTTTCTGCGGTTTTTCTGGCTGTGTACAGCATAATATTACTCTTTTTAGCGGTGGCAGCAGATAACTCGGCATTTGTGGCGCTGGTGGCGGCACTGTTTTCTCCGCTGGGACATGAGGCAGTAATTTACTTGGGGCGCAAATTGGAATTTACCCAGGAACCCCTGTATGCTCCACACCCGGAAGGACTGCGGGTGCTGGATGTGGTGCCCGGTACCCAGGCCTGGCGCGCAGGGATACGTTCCGGTGATGTATTGGTTGCTGTTAACAACATACCGGTGCAAACCCGAAGCCAGTTTGAATACGCTTTAGGTTTTTGGACGGGCATGGTGGAATTGGGCTATATAAGTGAACAGCAAGGTGCCTATAAGAGAGAATTGGTGCCTCCCCCTACCCCGGGACAGCCGTTTGGCCTTTTGCCTATCCCGGAAGGGCATGAAAGTAACTACCTGCCGTTGGAAACAGCAGGCCCCTTGGGCCGGTGGTGGGGTGAGTTTTGGCAAAGGATAGCTGGAGAGAAATAG
- a CDS encoding CooT family nickel-binding protein: protein MCEANAYIRQDGKEELLLEMVDRVTPHEDGIMLEDIFGRRKIVKAKIAELALVDHRIVLETED from the coding sequence ATGTGTGAAGCTAATGCATATATCCGTCAAGATGGAAAAGAGGAACTCCTTTTAGAAATGGTTGACCGTGTTACGCCGCATGAAGACGGTATAATGCTGGAAGACATTTTCGGGCGCCGTAAAATTGTTAAGGCTAAGATCGCGGAATTAGCCCTGGTGGACCACAGGATAGTATTAGAGACGGAAGATTAA
- a CDS encoding sugar ABC transporter substrate-binding protein gives MYLVRRYYWAIIFWGLCYILAVSGCGGGGQKKPVPSPTKIAVSLADLNRDGNKTIQKVMKERQKKEQLDITFMDAKNDPAEQEKHIDKMVQEKVKAAVIQFIDPLAAPRLVQKLKKENIKVVCLENLPINTPVDGFIASDHGRSGELQVRFLQEAMKMAAMGAGGQGGQGGQQQGGQQGGGQQQPAQTTQAVDPAVAFQIPSTRPLNVLILQGDKRDQMAREITAQNIEGIEADPNLKLLKVQDHPRWDPSLATATLSELMAAGQQPDVVLANDSALAMAAVEFFKQAGMDKRIITVGVGADEKSSMAIVAGEHEAEIDPEPEMLGNYTLDAASDLAQKGSWEYSRKVYNGDYDIPAKIVPVRLIGKNNIYLLQERWKKIEKQMKEQQQQAGGGQQGQQGGGQQQQQGSSQQGQKQGSQQGQQGQQGQGQQGQGGTTLKITTEEGKTMEVKIDGSIKKIESSEEGGKQQGGKQQGGQGGGGGS, from the coding sequence GTGTATTTAGTGCGCCGGTACTATTGGGCGATAATTTTTTGGGGTTTATGCTATATCCTTGCCGTGTCCGGGTGCGGCGGGGGAGGGCAAAAGAAACCTGTGCCGTCACCGACAAAAATTGCAGTGAGTCTGGCTGACCTGAACAGGGACGGTAACAAGACTATTCAAAAGGTAATGAAAGAGCGCCAGAAAAAAGAGCAGCTGGACATTACTTTTATGGATGCCAAAAATGACCCGGCGGAGCAGGAAAAACATATTGACAAGATGGTTCAAGAAAAGGTAAAGGCGGCGGTGATACAGTTCATTGACCCGTTGGCGGCCCCACGGCTGGTGCAGAAGTTGAAAAAGGAAAATATAAAAGTTGTATGTCTGGAGAATCTGCCCATAAATACACCGGTGGACGGGTTTATAGCTTCTGACCACGGCCGCAGCGGGGAACTGCAAGTTCGTTTTCTACAAGAGGCAATGAAAATGGCAGCTATGGGTGCTGGTGGGCAGGGCGGCCAGGGTGGGCAACAACAGGGAGGACAGCAAGGTGGCGGTCAACAGCAACCGGCTCAAACTACCCAGGCTGTCGATCCCGCTGTGGCTTTCCAGATTCCCAGTACGCGACCTTTGAATGTGTTGATTTTACAAGGCGATAAACGGGATCAAATGGCCCGGGAAATAACCGCGCAGAATATAGAAGGAATTGAGGCCGATCCAAATTTAAAGCTATTAAAGGTTCAGGACCACCCCCGCTGGGACCCTTCTTTAGCTACGGCCACTCTTTCTGAGCTTATGGCTGCGGGGCAGCAGCCTGATGTGGTACTGGCCAATGACAGCGCCCTGGCCATGGCGGCGGTAGAATTTTTTAAACAGGCCGGAATGGATAAACGTATCATTACTGTGGGAGTGGGGGCGGATGAAAAATCCTCCATGGCCATAGTGGCAGGCGAGCATGAAGCTGAAATTGATCCTGAGCCCGAAATGCTGGGGAATTATACCCTTGACGCGGCAAGTGATCTGGCCCAAAAAGGAAGCTGGGAATATAGTCGCAAGGTTTATAATGGCGATTATGATATTCCGGCTAAAATTGTCCCCGTTCGCCTGATTGGAAAGAATAATATTTACCTTCTACAGGAGCGCTGGAAGAAAATCGAAAAGCAGATGAAAGAACAACAACAGCAGGCCGGTGGTGGCCAACAGGGGCAGCAAGGTGGCGGACAGCAACAGCAACAAGGCAGTAGTCAGCAGGGCCAAAAGCAGGGTTCTCAGCAAGGACAACAAGGACAACAAGGACAAGGGCAACAGGGTCAGGGTGGGACAACACTTAAAATAACAACTGAAGAAGGTAAGACCATGGAAGTAAAGATAGACGGGAGTATAAAGAAAATTGAAAGCAGCGAGGAAGGCGGTAAACAGCAGGGAGGTAAGCAGCAAGGCGGTCAGGGTGGCGGAGGCGGAAGTTAA